The Tolypothrix sp. NIES-4075 genomic interval CTACAACCAAGATTTAAGCGTTTCAACGCTTACTACTTTAACAATCGTAGTAAAGAGCAAATTCGTAAGGATGAGGACGCAGACGCATTGGGTTGACTTCGTTATCTAGCTTGTAAGAAATCCAAGTTTGAATGAAGTCTTCGGTAAACACACCTGGTTCTGTTAAGAAAGCGTGATCGTTCTCTAGTGCTTCCAATGCCAATTCCAAAGAACCGGGTGTGGAAGGAACTTTAGCCAGTTCTTCTGGGGAGAGTTCATAGATATTCTTATCTAGAGGTTCACCAGGATCGATTTTGTTCTTGATACCATCTAAGCCAGCACAAAGCATCGCAGCGAATGCTAAGTAAGGGTTAGATGTTGCATCCGGACAACGGAATTCTAAGCGCTTTGCTTTGGGGTTATTGCCGGCAAGAGGAATCCGTACAGAAGCAGAACGGTTGCCTTGGGAATAAGCTAAGTTTACAGGTGCTTCATAACCAGGTACTAAGCGCTTGTAAGAGTTGGTAGTGGGGTTGGTAATTGCTAACAGTGCGGGTGCGTGTCTGAGGATACCACCAATGTAATGCAGCGCCATTTCGCTCAAACCAGCGTATTTATCGCCTGCAAATAAAGGTTGACCATCTTTCCAGATAGACTGGTGACAGTGCATCCCAGAACCGTTATCGCCGAAGATTGGCTTGGGCATGAAGGTAACGGTTTTGCCGTATTTCTTGGCAACGTTCTTGATGACATATTTGTAAGTCATCAGCCAGTCAGCAGCTTCGATTAACTTACCAAAGCGGAAGCCGAGTTCGCACTGTCCACCGGTAGCGACTTCGTGGTGTTGCTTTTCAATGGGTACGCCGCATTTTGCCATTGTTAGAAGCATTTCTGTGCGGATGTCTTGGAAGCTATCCGTGGGCGCAACTGGGAAGTAACCCTGTTTGAAGCGTGGTTTGTATGCGAGGTTAGGACCTTCTTCTTTACCGGAGTTCCAAGCACCTTCTTGTGAGTCTACATAATAGTAGCCGGAATTGGCGGTTTGGTCAAATCGGGCATCATCAAAGATGAAAAATTCAGCTTCTGGACCAAAGAAAACAGTGTCACCAATGCCCGAAGAAACCACGTAGTCTACTGCTTTTTGGGCAATAACGCGGGGACAGCGATTGTAAGGTTCACCTGTACGCGGTTCTTGAATACTACAAACTATACTCAGTGTTGGCTCTGCCATGAACGGATCGATCCAGGCTGTGTTCGGGTCGAGAACCATTGCCATGTCTGATTCGTTGATCGCTTTCCAACCCCGAATGCTAGAACCGTCGAAAGGTACACCCTCAGTAAATGAACTCTCATCAATTTGGTTATGATACACCGTGAGGTGCTGCCAAGTTCCTGGCGTATCGATGAATTTCAGATCGATCATCTGAATGTTGTTGTCCTGAATCAATTTCAAGACTTCTTGTGGGGTTGTCATGGTTACTCCTTGTATGCCTATTTACTAAGGTAGAACTGAAATTTTCAATGCATTCTGACCCTGCTTGGTGAAACCAAATTGTGAGATACCTGGAATATCCTAGAGATAGGACATTAGGTAGTTTTGTAGCGTAAGCTACAAAAAACTATGATTAAAGTTTATATTCACCTTTGCTTAACCACTTTCACAAAACTTAACAGTTCATTTCAGAGGGTCAACTTTGACATAGAATCCTTTAAGTAGCCGATGGATTACTTTTTGTGCGGAGACTTTTGCCGTAGCACAAAAATTTATAGGCGCATAAAAGCAGCCAGATAAATATCAAACCATAAATAGGATTGATTGGAGAAAAAGGAATGCGGGATGCAGTAACAAGTTTAATTAAGAATTATGACGTAGCTGGACGGTATTTTGACCGGAATGCGATCGACAGCCTCAAGTCTTACTTTGAAAGTGGTACAGCACGAGTACAAGCAGCTGGGGCAATTAATTCTAATGCGGCATCAATTGTCAGACAGGCTGGTTCTGAGTTATTTGAAGAACAACCGGAGTTGATTCGCCCTGGTGGAAATGCTTACACGACTCGTCGCTATGCGGCTTGTCTGCGGGATATGGATTACTATTTGCGCTACGCTACTTATGCGCTAGTTGCTGGTAGTATGGATGTTCTAGATGAGCGGGTGCTGCAAGGGCTGCGGGAAACTTACAATTCTTTGGGTGTGCCTATTGGTCCGACGGTTCGCGGTATCCAGATTATGAAGGATATTATCAAGGAGCAAGTCGCGGCAGCTGGTGTTGCTAATACTGCTTTTGTGGATGAGCCTTTTGATTATATGACACGGGAATTGAGCGAGCAGGATATTTAGTTTTTATTCGAGGTTCGCCTCAGAAGATAAAATAAGGCGAGTTTCTTTTGGAGACTCGCTTTTTTAACGAACCGCCTTCGCAAAGCGTCTCCGAAGGAGAAGACGCCAAGGAAGCTAAGGAAAGAGTTATTCCGATCAGGAGTCTTTTTTCTTCCTTTGTGTCCTTGGCGTCTTGGCGGTTCGTTTTAGGTATTCTTTGAGTGGGAAGGGAGTAGTTGGTTAAGCAGCGATTGGATATGTTGTTGGTGGAGTTGAATTTGTGTGCTTCCCGCGCTTTGGCGCAACGGTTGATTCAAGCGGGGGAGGTGACTGTTAATCAACAGGTTGTGGATAAGGCGGGGACAGAGGTTGATGTCGCGGCGGATATTAAGATTAAGGAGCGATCGCGTTTTGTCTCTCGTGGCGGTGAGAAGTTGGCGAAGGCTTTAGAATTTTTTAATATTTCTGTGTCAGGACGGGTTTGTTTGGATGGCGGTATTTCGACGGGGGGCTTTACTGATTGTCTTTTGCAAGCTGGGGCAAAGCTAGTTTACGGGGTTGATGTGGGTTACGGTCAAGTTGATTGGCGTTTGCGAAATGATTCGCGGGTGGTTTTGCGGGAACGTACTAATTTACGACAATTGCGATCGCATGAGTTATATGGTGAGGCTCAAAAAGCTGATTTGGCGGTGGTGGATGTTTCGTTTATCTCTTTAACCAAGATTTTGCCTGCTTTGTGGGAGTTAACTCAATCTCACAGAGAAGCAATTTTACTGGTGAAGCCACAATTTGAGGTTGGGAAGTCCCGTGTGGGGAAAAAAGGCGTTGTTCGTGATTCTTGCGACCAAGCTGATGCAATTTTTCAGGTTTTGCAAGCTGCTCAAAATATAGGATGGAAGTACAAGGGTTTAACTTGGTCGCCGATCACTGGTCCTGCTGGGAATATTGAATATCTGTTGTGGCTGGATATGGAAAGCGAAACACCACCGCTCAATAAGATAGCTATTGGGCAAGTTACAAAGTCTGCTGTTGCCCAATTGAGGGGCTAGGGATTAAACGTCGTAGATTAAACACTCTACTGCTTCTGGATTGCTATCGCAGTAGTTTTCTAAAGAAGATTTGCCTTTTGTTTTTTGGTTTTTGTGAGATTTCTCTGCTTGCAATTCTTCGACGATATCCCAAGCTACAGCGCAGTTAGCAGAATTGCCACCGCTAATATCGCAGGTTTCACGGGCTTCTGTAATTGCGTCATAAATTGCTTCGTCTATAGTTTTGGTTTGATTCTTAACGGATTCAACAGCAGCCTGGACTACGTTTGAGATGTCAGCCATGATACTTACCTTTGTGGTGTGTTGGTTTATAAATCGACTGCGAGCTTCTGAATTATTTCAGGTGCTTAATTTCTAGTTTAGACATGCGTTACATAAAATGCCGGTAGGAAAACCGTCCATGCATTTCGGAAAGGGGAAGGGGGCAGGGGGAGGGGGACTTTCTTGACAGGGGGAAAGGGGGAAAGAACTATCCTTTACACTTTTGCTCGTTGTAGATGCTAGCAAAAAGCTTTATCTCAAAGTGGCTCTGTTGACAAGTTATTGTAAGATGTTGAAAAAATTTAACAAACTTGAGATAAATTGACAAAATCTAATTGGGTAGTTGGTAATTGGTAGTTGGTAATTGGTAGTTGGTAATTGGTAATTATTTTTATTCCCCCATTCCCCATTCCCCATTACCCATTCCCATTCCCCAATTCTTGCCGCAAGCGGTACAAAATTGTATTTTGGTCAACTTGGGATAAAATTTCTTGAATGACGGTGCTAGCGCCCAATTGACCCCATGTGCAGCCTTTTTTCAGATACTCTTGTGCGGCTTTACCGATCGCGTATGCGCCATAACCGGCGATACCAGCTTGAGCGATCGCACTTCCGGCGAAGGCTGTAATATTGGTGGGATTTTCACCACTGGCTAAGGCGGTGGCACTTTTGCCTAAGCCTAAAAGTAAGCTGCTTCCTAATTCTCCCAAAAGTAAACCACCAGAACTAAATAAAATTGTCTTAAGAAGTGAACCGGCTTCGTAACCGGTCATCGGTAAGCCGTATAATCTTGCTAAGGAGCGAATTAACGCTAAGTCGGCAACACTTCCGCCAACGACGTCTAAAAAGGCGATGGGATTTAAGCCGACTGCTAAAGCTTTGTATTTGGTAAACTGCCAAATCAGGTCTTCTGCTTGTTGTTCGCGTAAGTCGATGGTTTTTTGAGCGATCGCTGTTTCTGCATCTCTTGCTTGAATCAGTGCATTTAAGGCAAGAAGCGATCGCCCTTCGCGATTGAGAATATTTAAAATTGTCTGTTTGAGTTCCTCTACTTGAATTGGTGGCGTCTCCCATTCATAAGTTACACGTCCATCAGTCCACTCAACCCGCACTTCCATCGGTGCTGGTTCTGCTGCTACCATAACAATTTCATCTGGTAATAGCGGCTTTTGTTGGGGATGTCCTGCACCCAGTTGTTGCAAATTTTTGTAAATAGTGGCTCTATCTGTATCTGGATACAAATCTATTTTGTTAAATACTAAAATTAGGGGTTTTTGCGATCGCCGCAATTCTAGCAATGCTTGATACTCAGTCTGTGTAATATCACCAGATACGACAAACAAGATTAAATCAGCTTGCTGCGCTACGTCTCGCGCCATTTGCCCTCTGACTTCCCCTTGAATTTCATCTAATCCGGGGGTATCAATTAATTCTACCTGCACTTTTCCGCCAGGAGTCCACCGCACCGAACGAGGATACTGAGTTACGCCGTTAAGGGGACCTGTTTGCAGAATTTTTTGTCCCACTAAGGCATTCAAAACTGCTGACTTACCACGACTGACTAAACCAAAAGCGGCAATTCTAATTACGTTAGAGTCGAGCTTATTGAGAGTATTCGTCAATATCTCTAATTCTGGTTTGACAAAAGATGCTAATTCCAGGTTTGATTGCGGTTGTCCTGGCTTGCGAAGATATCCATACCAAGACAGCACTTGTCTGAGACTAGCACGAGCGCGGTTTAAATGAGTTTCTTGGAGATTAGGCACGTTCTTGCCTTTGTTATAACAAGCTACATATCTATTTTGATTCAATTGCATAACAAAACTCAGCAATGCCTAAAGACGCTACTGAGTTATTAATTATTTAATTATCCACAATCTGTGGTTAATTAGGCGTTTGAATTATGCCACGTCTATTAATATAAGTTAAATAAAATTACGCTTTTCTGATAGAGTTTAATTATCAGCCAGAAATAAAAATTCCTGGCTTAGATATTTATCGCCAAGTCCGGTTTCCGTCTTCGTCAGTTCTTGCTTGACGAATGACATCGGAAATTTCTTCCGCATCTTTTACGTGGTGAAGTGGTTTTTGTTCACCATCTGGTTCATCGACAACAAAGTAAGTCGGTACTGTGATATGCTCGCCTGTGATGTCTGGTGAATCTACAGCAACTTGTTTCGCTTTTTCTTCAACTGATTTTGACTCATCAACCACATCTCCGGGATTGAGTGTGGCGTTCTTTTCTTTAGGTGTTGGTTCTTCTCTGGATTCTATAGTTGGGCTTACTGGTTGCTTAATTTCTTTTTCTGATTGATTAGCCATAATCTTTAATTTTCCAGAATTCATCTACTAATATCACTTTATAGAATCAAAGCCGTGAAGAGTTCCTTCTCAAGAAAGACTTTGAGCATACGACTAAATGAGGAATTTCTTAGGTAAGTAGGGGGGGCAAATTGCAGTGTGGATATTCCTCCTGCAATATTGCCGTTGCGTTACGGCTTCGCAAGAGCGCACTCTACATAAATAATTACTTTTGAGGTTGAAATGGTGTATACTTACCGCCTAGAGCCTCAACAATGGTGCGGGTATTCGCTTCCATGATTTTGATGTAGGAATCGCCTTCACTTCCAGGGGCACCAATCGAATCAGAATAAAGTTGACGCGGTGCTAGTTTTACGCCGGCTTCTTGGGCAACTGTGGTAATTAAAGCTGGATTAATTGTTGTTTCGGCAAAAATTGCGGGAACGCCAATTTTTTTAACTGACTCTACCAAAAGTTGTACAATTTGAGCGCTGGGTTGTTCTTCGGTGCTGATATCAATTAATGTACCAGCGATCGCTATTCCATAACCGCGTCCATAATATTGAAATGCATCGTGGGTTGTTATCAATTTGCGTTTATCGGCTGGGATAGTTGCAATCTCTTGTTTTATCCAGCTATCCAACTGTTGTAATTCTTTACTTAGTTGCGTTGCGTTTTGGGTAAATTTCTCTTTATCTTCTGGCGATAACTCTATTAAAGCATCCTGAATCGCGTTTACCATAGCTCGTGCATTCTCTGCGTTACCCCAAACATGCGGATCTGGTACTATTTCACCTTGCAATCTGAAGGCGATCGCCACTTTATGTCAGATAATGGAAAACAGTCAAGATAAATGGATAAATTTGCAAGCAGCTAAAAGTCTAGAAGATGCTGTTCAAAATTTAGAACAATCTACACCGCTTCGATAATGCCACCACTAAGCTATATTATGAATCTTGTCTATTAGATATAGCTGATAGCTTGACGAAAATCGTAGAAAGCGAACATTTGCCGCAAGTTGTCATTGCGCTCAAAGAATATCTCAGCGAAAAGTTCTACAAAAACAGTTCTTATCGCTACGAGGCTGTATTTAACATTATCTGGCATTGTGCGGAAAATATGACTTATCCAGAGTTCTACAAAGCTTGGCACAGCTGATAGGAAACATCCTCATAAAGCCCACACCCTTCTAGGGTGCGGGCTATTCAACCCGAAAACTCTTCACTCATGCGCTGTTCTAAAAGCTCTAATAAAGTATCTACATCCTTACCAATTTGCTCAAAACAATTCGGTGGTGCGGGTTCGGGTGCAAACTGAATTAACTTAACTTCACCGCTACCAATACCAATCATGACAACTTCTACTTCCGGTTGATAATGCTCGATAATTCCTAATAGTTCTTGAAGCCTATTTTCCACTTTTTCATTTAGTTTCTCTACCTGTTCTTTCGGGCAATAAACAAAATGCGGCTTGGGTTGCAAATCAATGCCGATAGTACCCTTTTGGTCACTATTTTCTAACCATAACGCCCAAGATAACGCCGCCAATTCTAGCTGATTTGCTTTGACAAATTTATCCAACTGGCGACGCCACTTGGTATTTCCTGATTCCGACTGGGTACTACCAAACATCATAAGAATTTTAGATTTTGGATTTTGGATTTGAGATTGTAAACAAGCAAAATTTCGTGTATCATTAGTCCGCGTAGGCGGACTTTGTACGCACAACGCCGCACCCTTCTAGGGTGTCGGTGTCTTAGTGTCTGTGCCGAAACTCATCAGGACTTACGCAAAATGATCAAAAAACGAACCGCCAAGAAGCCAAGGAAGCCAAGGAATAAGAGTTTAAGAGAGTTTTTGCGTAAGTCCTACTCATTTTAAACCAGATTGTACACGCCAGAGACTTTCATAAATGCCATTTTTCTCTAGCAATTGTTCATGGGTTCCGGATTCTACTAATTTCCCATGTTCCATGACATAAATGCAATCGGCATTGCGGATGGTGGAAAGTCGATGAGCGATCGCTATCGTTGTTCGATTGACTGTAATTCGTTTGAGCGATCGCGCAATTGCGGCTTCTGTTTCATTATCCACCGCTGAGGTAGCTTCGTCTAAAATCAAAATCGGTGGATTCTTCAAAACTGCGCGAGCGATCGCTATTCGTTGTCTTTGTCCACCAGAAAGCTTTTGTCCGCGTTCTCCCACAATTGTCTCATAACCTTGGGGCAATCGCGTAATAAATTCGTGAGCTTCGGCAATTTTCGCTGCCGTGATTATTTCTTTTTCTGAAGCATCAAAGCTGCCATAACCAATATTCTCCGCTACAGTACCATGAAACAGAAATACATCTTGACTTACTAAGCCAATGCAGCGGCGTAAATCTCGCAAAGTCAAGTCTTGTAACTCTATACCATCAACGGTGATATTTCCGGATCGCACTTCGTAAAACCGTAACAAAAGTTTGACTAAAGTGCTTTTACCAGAACCAGTAGAACCAACAATTGCAATTGTTTTTCCTGCCGGAATATGTAATGATAAATTCTCAATTATCGGTTGCCTATCTTGATAAGCAAAACTGACATTTTTAAATTCTACATCGCCGCGTACCGTCTCAACAGGTAAAGGCACATTTCCTGGATGAATGGCGATTTGTGTTGCCAATAAATCCATGATACGATTTGTAGAAGCCATTGCTCGTTGATATAAATCAAAGGTATCTCCCAATCGAGTTAGGGGCCATAATAAAAGCTGAACTAGAAACACTAAAACGCTGTAAGTTCCTACAGACATTCTTCCAGCGACAGCTTCCATACCGCCAAAAATGAGCAATACTGTGAAAGCTGTTAAAATCAGCATCCGAATCAATGGGATAAAGGCAGCAGAGAGAGCGATCGCTTTTTTATTACTTTGACGGTAAGCTTGACTATCCGCTCTTAAACGTGCTTTTTCATAATCTTCAGCCGTAAAACTTTTAATCGTAGTTATACCGCTGATATTATTAGATAACCTTCCATTGAGTAAGCCTACCTTTTCTCGCACATCAGCATAGCGCGGTGCCAGCAATTTTTGGAAAGCAACCGAACCAAAAACGATAAATGGCATCGGTAATATTGCCATCCACGCCACGGTAGGAGCTAGAATAAAGAAAGCACCACCAATAACTACAATAGTTGTCAGAACTTGGATAATGTCATTTGCTCCTACATCCAAAAAGCGCTCTAATTGGTTAACATCATCACTGAGGATAGACATTAAACCCCCAGTACTGCGTTCTTCAAAAAAAGCCAATTCCAACTCTTGCAAATGGCTGTAAGCATCCAAACGCAAATTATGCTGAATATTCTGCGCCAAATTGCGCCATAGCAAGTTGTAAAAGTATTGAAAAACCGATTCTAAAATCCAAGTAACAGCAGTCAGGAATGCCAAAATCAAAAATTGCCCAAAGGTATCTTTTACTCCCAGTTGTGCAATAATAGAATCTTGCTTTTTTACGACCACATCCAAAGCAATACCAATTAAAGCTGGTGGTGCTAAGTCGAAAATTTTATTGAGAATAGAACAAACACTAGCTAACCAAATTTGTTGACGATATTCATGTCCATAATCAAGCAAGCGTTGGAAAGGATGTATTGAATTTCCACGCCTTGTTAACATCCCACGAGATTTTAATACAGTAGACACAGCCGTTTGCAGTTAAGTGAGCATTGATATTAGCACGTTAGAAAGGTTTGAGTCTTGACTCTTAGGTAGAGTTATGAAAATGGAAGACTTTCTGTAACTGATGATACTCTTGAGCTAGTATTCGTTAGTATTTTACTTATTTATCGGTATGAAGGAAGGAGAAAAAATTTGAAAAATCAGCAATTTGGGAATTGGCAAACGACAGTAGCCGGATTTGTAGCGGCAATAATTGTTATTATCAGCTTGAATGCTTTTATCATTATTAACCCAGGACAAGCAGCGGTAATTAGTATCTTGGGTAAAGCCAGAGATGGTGCATTATTAGAAGGTATCCACTTAAAGCCGCCTTTGATCTCAGTAATAGATGTGTATGATTTGACAGTCCAAAAATTTGAAGTGCCGGCAGAAAGTTCTACTAAGGATTTGCAAAATTTAACTGCGAGATTTGCGATCAACTTTCGGCTCGATCCCGTAAAGGTAGTAGAAGTAAGAAGAAAACAAGGAACTTTAGAGAATATCGTCTCAAAAATTATTGCTCCCCAGACACAAGAAGCCTTTAAAATAGCGGCTGCAAAAAGAACAGTAGAAGAAGCAATTACCAAAAGAACTGAGTTGAAAGAAGACTTTGATAATGCGTTAAGCGATCGCCTAGAGAAATATGGAATAATAGTATTAGATACAAGTGTAGTTGACTTAACCTTTTCGCCAGAATTTGCCAGAGCAGTTGAAGAAAAACAAATCGCGGAACAACGAGCGCAAAGAGCGGTCTACATAGCACGCGAAGCCGAACAAGAAGCGCAAGCAGAAGTGAATCGTGCCAAAGGTAAAGCCGAAGCTCAAAGACTCTTAGCAGAGACTCTCAAAGCTCAAGGAGGGCAATTGGTTCTACAAAAAGAAGCCATTGAAGCTTGGAAAACCGGTGGTGCCCAAATGCCTAAAGTCCTGGTTATGGGTGGAGATTCTAAGAGCAGCGTGCCTTTTCTCTTCAATATGGGCAATCTTGAAAATGAACCCTAATGTAGGGTAATGACCATCTAAAATTTAAAATGAGCGATCGTCAACTAAAATACAACCATAAACACCAAGGACATAATAAACATATTTATGTCAACACCCAATCACACGAATCTCACAGTCTCAGAAGCGAAAAAAATCCTGAATAAATTCAACTGTCTGGATATCGCACCTGTTGTCAAGCCATCAGAAAAAGTTTTAATCCGTCAGGCGTTACTTTTGTTAACCAGCCTTTCTGATTATCAAATTTTAGGAATTTGCGCTGATACAGAAGAAGAAGGAATGCTTGCCACGAGAACTTATTCCCAAGCTTTGGGTTATGAAGTACCGAGTAATTTACCCCCAATTGAAGGTCCAGTTTACGTCAAATTAAACGGCAAAAACGGCTTGTGTTATCTCGATTCCTACGCAGGACATCATCGAGGCGTATTGGTGTCTTGCCAATCTTACAAAGAAGGGGGAATCAACGAAATGTATGGACACTTGCCCCTGGATTTATTTGTATAAACTTCATCAAATGTAGGGTGGGCAATGCTCATCCTACTTACTAATAACTTTCGTACAGACGTTCCGGTGGAACGTCTCTACCTAACTTTTGTACAGACGCGATTTATCGCGTCTCTACAACTCTTAACAACTAACTACTATCCAATAACTCTTAACTTCTAACTCCTTTCGTACAGACGCGATTTATCGCGTCTCTACAACTCTTAACAACTAACTACTATCCAATAACCACTAACCAATTACATGAGTATTATTACATTACAATCAATCAATAAAGACTTTGGCATCAAAGAAATTTTAAAAGATGCCAGCTTTAGTCTTGATGCAACTGATAAAGTAGGTTTAATTGGCACTAACGGTTCTGGCAAATCAACATTATTAAAAATGATTGCCGGACTAGAAACGCTTGATAGCGGTCAAATTTTAGTTAATAATTCTAAAATTATCTATCTTCCCCAGCAACCAGACTTAGACGAAAATCGCACAGTTTTAGAGCAAGTTTTTGCTGACAGCGGTGAACAAATGGCTTTGGTGCGCGAGTATGAAGAACTTTCTGATAAAATAGCTCACAATCCAGAAGATAATCAGTTAATGTCGCGCTTGTCTGCGGTCATGCAAAAGATGGAAGCGACTGGTGCTTGGGAGTTAGAAACTAACGCGAAAATCATCCTGACAAAGTTAGGAATTTCCGACTTTAACGCGACTATCGGCACATTATCTGGAGGCTATCGCAAGCGCATTGCCTTAGCAACAGCTTTGCTTTCAGAACCGGATGTTTTACTGATGGATGAGCCGACAAACCATTTAGATGCTCTTTCTGTAGAATGGTTGCAAACGTACCTGCATCGTTTTCGCGGGGCACTTTTATTAATAACTCACGATCGCTACTTTTTAGATCGCGTTACCAATCGTATCATAGAAATTGACCGAGGCGACATTTACACATACGCAGGTAACTACTCATACTATTTAGAAAAGAAGGCTTTAGCAGAAGAATCTGCTGTTAGCAGTCAACGCAAACATCAAGGTGTATTGCGACGCGAATTAGAATGGTTAAAAAAAGGACCCAAGGCAAGAAGTACAAAGCAAAGAGCAAGAATTGATCGCATTCATGCGATGCAAGAAACTGAGTTTAAACAAGTTCAGGGTAAAGTTGATATTTCTACAGTTGGTCGTCGCATTGGCAAAAAAGTTATTGAACTAAATAATATATCCAAAGCATACAACGGACGCACCTTAATTAAAGATTTTACCTACAATTTTAGTCCAGAAGACCGCATCGGCATTATTGGTGGTAACGGTGCAGGTAAATCAACTTTAATGGATATTATCACCAAACGCATTGAGCCAGATTCCGGTAATGTAGAAATTGGTTCTACAATTCACATCGGCTATTTTGACCAACATTCAGAAGAATTGCTCACAGCATTAAACGAAAATCAGCGGGTAATTGACTATATCAAAGAAGAAGGAGAATTTGTCAAAATTTCTGATGGAACACAAATTACAGCTTCGCAAATGTTGGAGCGCTTTTTGTTTCCTGGAAACCAGCAATATTCACCAATTCATAAACTTTCTGGTGGGGAAAAACGACGCTTATTTTTGTTGCGTGTTCTCATGAGCGCACCTAACGTGTTGATTCTCGATGAACCGACAAACGATTTAGATGTGCAAACATTAGCAGTGTTAGAAGAATATTTAGAAGATTTTTCTGGTTGTGTAATTGTAGTTTCTCACGATCGCTACTTTTTAGACAGAACAATTGACAAAATTTTCGCTTTGGAAGAAGGGGGTAATTTACGCGAATATCCCGGTAATTACTCAATTTATCTCGACTATAAAAAAGCCGAGGAAGCCGCACTACAAGAAATTGCTCCTGCTAAAGAAAAGCCAAAGAGTGTAGATGCTGAACCGAAAAATACAGAAAATAAAAAGCGTCGCATATCAACTTGGGAAAAGCGAGAATTTGAGCAGTTAGAAGGTAAAATTGCTAAGTTAGAAGACGAGAAAGCACAAGTAGAAAAAGCGCTAACAAACGTTGCACCAGGGAATTATACTCAAGTGCAAAAATTGTACGATCAAGTGGAAGAACTCAAGCAAGCGATCGATGTAGCTACTGAACGTTGGATGGAATTAGCAGAGATGGAATAAAATAATTAAATTTGACCGACAAAAAAGGCTACACTACCTATTACTTGAATTGAGTAGTCGTGAAAATTTTCCTTCAAGATTGTTTTCAAGTCTTCAAGATTATCGTTGATATTACCAAATATTCCTTTATAGTTGTACAAGCTCGTCATTTTACGCGCAATTAAGTTATGCGGTACACCTTGTCCTAAGATGGTTGTACCGAATACTACACCCCCATCATTAAGGAAAGGTTTCAGATTTTTAAAGACAACACCTTTGCTCAACATATTACCAGGAAGGCAATGCAATAAGTAATTGAGTCCAATTGAGTCAAAGCCTGTTAATTCTAACTTCAAAGGTTCCAACACATTAGCGATGAAAGTTGTCGGATTGTATCGACGTATCCGTTTAGCCGTAACTTCCAGGGTATTAGGATTTAAATCTAATAAGCAAATGATAGGGTGACTAGATGGAAATTGACATTTATCCAGAAAGTACCCAGTACCAACACCCACATCTATATGTTTATTTGAGATGTGCTGATTGTAAAAATCGAGGATTAATCGAGTAGGACACTTCCAAGCAAATGT includes:
- a CDS encoding ABC transporter ATP-binding protein, whose amino-acid sequence is MLTRRGNSIHPFQRLLDYGHEYRQQIWLASVCSILNKIFDLAPPALIGIALDVVVKKQDSIIAQLGVKDTFGQFLILAFLTAVTWILESVFQYFYNLLWRNLAQNIQHNLRLDAYSHLQELELAFFEERSTGGLMSILSDDVNQLERFLDVGANDIIQVLTTIVVIGGAFFILAPTVAWMAILPMPFIVFGSVAFQKLLAPRYADVREKVGLLNGRLSNNISGITTIKSFTAEDYEKARLRADSQAYRQSNKKAIALSAAFIPLIRMLILTAFTVLLIFGGMEAVAGRMSVGTYSVLVFLVQLLLWPLTRLGDTFDLYQRAMASTNRIMDLLATQIAIHPGNVPLPVETVRGDVEFKNVSFAYQDRQPIIENLSLHIPAGKTIAIVGSTGSGKSTLVKLLLRFYEVRSGNITVDGIELQDLTLRDLRRCIGLVSQDVFLFHGTVAENIGYGSFDASEKEIITAAKIAEAHEFITRLPQGYETIVGERGQKLSGGQRQRIAIARAVLKNPPILILDEATSAVDNETEAAIARSLKRITVNRTTIAIAHRLSTIRNADCIYVMEHGKLVESGTHEQLLEKNGIYESLWRVQSGLK
- a CDS encoding prohibitin family protein, whose product is MKNQQFGNWQTTVAGFVAAIIVIISLNAFIIINPGQAAVISILGKARDGALLEGIHLKPPLISVIDVYDLTVQKFEVPAESSTKDLQNLTARFAINFRLDPVKVVEVRRKQGTLENIVSKIIAPQTQEAFKIAAAKRTVEEAITKRTELKEDFDNALSDRLEKYGIIVLDTSVVDLTFSPEFARAVEEKQIAEQRAQRAVYIAREAEQEAQAEVNRAKGKAEAQRLLAETLKAQGGQLVLQKEAIEAWKTGGAQMPKVLVMGGDSKSSVPFLFNMGNLENEP
- a CDS encoding DUF1824 family protein, which encodes MSTPNHTNLTVSEAKKILNKFNCLDIAPVVKPSEKVLIRQALLLLTSLSDYQILGICADTEEEGMLATRTYSQALGYEVPSNLPPIEGPVYVKLNGKNGLCYLDSYAGHHRGVLVSCQSYKEGGINEMYGHLPLDLFV
- a CDS encoding ABC-F family ATP-binding cassette domain-containing protein is translated as MSIITLQSINKDFGIKEILKDASFSLDATDKVGLIGTNGSGKSTLLKMIAGLETLDSGQILVNNSKIIYLPQQPDLDENRTVLEQVFADSGEQMALVREYEELSDKIAHNPEDNQLMSRLSAVMQKMEATGAWELETNAKIILTKLGISDFNATIGTLSGGYRKRIALATALLSEPDVLLMDEPTNHLDALSVEWLQTYLHRFRGALLLITHDRYFLDRVTNRIIEIDRGDIYTYAGNYSYYLEKKALAEESAVSSQRKHQGVLRRELEWLKKGPKARSTKQRARIDRIHAMQETEFKQVQGKVDISTVGRRIGKKVIELNNISKAYNGRTLIKDFTYNFSPEDRIGIIGGNGAGKSTLMDIITKRIEPDSGNVEIGSTIHIGYFDQHSEELLTALNENQRVIDYIKEEGEFVKISDGTQITASQMLERFLFPGNQQYSPIHKLSGGEKRRLFLLRVLMSAPNVLILDEPTNDLDVQTLAVLEEYLEDFSGCVIVVSHDRYFLDRTIDKIFALEEGGNLREYPGNYSIYLDYKKAEEAALQEIAPAKEKPKSVDAEPKNTENKKRRISTWEKREFEQLEGKIAKLEDEKAQVEKALTNVAPGNYTQVQKLYDQVEELKQAIDVATERWMELAEME
- a CDS encoding class I SAM-dependent methyltransferase gives rise to the protein MQNSYSSAQDTITHDAAAGAASYTKQVLAIYDFLVLGFANTFAWKCPTRLILDFYNQHISNKHIDVGVGTGYFLDKCQFPSSHPIICLLDLNPNTLEVTAKRIRRYNPTTFIANVLEPLKLELTGFDSIGLNYLLHCLPGNMLSKGVVFKNLKPFLNDGGVVFGTTILGQGVPHNLIARKMTSLYNYKGIFGNINDNLEDLKTILKENFHDYSIQVIGSVAFFVGQI